Within Solea solea chromosome 1, fSolSol10.1, whole genome shotgun sequence, the genomic segment TTATACTGCCTTGAGGTCTTTGTTTCCTCAAACCACGGTTGGTGAGTGTCTTTGTGTACATATGGGCAATCAGAGCTTTTACTGCTACTATTATGACTTCCTTTACCTAGAAAAAGCTCCATATAAAATGACGTCACAGTGAATCTGCCCACGTAGAGGAGGTACTACGAAGTCATGGAATACAACGTTCCTTGTATTAAAGCcgagttgtgctagaactgtataatggaaacaTGTGATTAGTGGCCGagccacaaacactgacaaacactttTCATTAAATTTGTCACCATCTGCTGCAGAAaatgtctgtatatatatatactgtatatatacagtatatatgtgtgtacagtacacacagtaTAAGGAGCTGTATTGTCATCTTTGAGCTGTGTCCTGGAGTGAGGGAGGGGCAGataaggagaaaaacaaatacagagaaggAAAATCAAAACAGAGATGAAaggatatacagtaaatgaccCGCTGTCGATTACACAAGGCGTGGTTGCAGTTGTTTTCTTGACTTATCCGTGTTTGAGTTTTTAAACGATGAAACCGGGGTCatagttcagtgtgtgtgtgtgtgtgtgtgtgtgtgtgcttcctcccacagtccaaacacatgcagagggtAAATGGACACTAAATGGACCACAGGTGTGAGTGgttgttggtgtctgttttagGGGCGACCTCTGCAGGGTGCACAGACTGAGACAGTTTCATGAGCCTGATTCCACTGACATACACATTCATTATGTGTCATGTTCACAATGTGAGGTCGCGTCAGTCCGTCGTGTTCAGGACGTTTTTCACCGTAAACAGAGCAGTTCTGCCATCGGTCACCACAGTTGAATGTGATAAAGATAGATAAAGAAGGAGTGTGAGGGGAGGAGTCTGTCACTGACcacgtcgctgctgctgctacttcaTGATCATCTATTCTATATAATCTATATGCTGATGTGGTTTAACTAAGCCAAAGGTTTTAGTCCTTCACTTCAGACATAATCCACACAGAGCAAACATACTTGTCCTCTAATGCCACAAATCCCAGTgacgagcgtgtgtgtgtgtgtgtgacagatgaaGTATCACAGCTTTCATAAATGACACAGAAACAGTGGACACAGGGTGGACGTGTGTCTGCACACTGACAGACTGTGACCCCTGAGCACAGTTTACCCAGGGCGAGCGAGAGGCGGAGCATATTGACTTTACACAGATCTGCCACTTAATGATGCCCCGATACCATGACTGGACAAAGTGTGAGGAGCTATAAAAAGAGGCAGACGTGGATTTCTGCACATCAGTTATTGGCAGAAACCAAGAAGGAGAAGACAGACCGGTACGTAACGCAAGGTTTCATCAAATATATTTAGTAACAAACTATttaacaaagatgttttttatttgctaCCAAAAGTAAATGCAtgtgttatgttttatttcaatatttaagaTGATTTAAATTGTTTACGAGCCACAAAAGCGTGATTATTAGTAAAGTATGATGAAATGTGTGCTTGTTCTCTTACAGTTGAAGAGAACAATGAAGTTTGTGGTGTTGGCTTTGAGCATCGTCCTGCTGTTCACAGCTGGTGAGTCTGTCATTCATTCTCCACTCAACAAACACAGCCATGTGCTGTTtccccactcacacacaagtGGGAAACACTTTATAGTCCACcaaagggttgccagtttgagtccccGCCAGGTCCAGTTGGGGTACCagtgagcaaggtacccaacctcCATTACTTATTGTTAATTGGACTCTAAATCAAGGGTGAACAATTACTTCACATTAGAAAcagaacatttcatttcagcaaGTGGTCTTAGTTCAAACACCAACATttacgttacattacatgtcatttaaccAAAGACACTTACAATTAGTGCATTTCAACATCTGGGAACAAACAAGAGCTCGTCATAAGGaagtgttttttggtttttttgacgACGACGATAAAGGCCTGCAAACGTCAACTTATTTACGTTTATAACCTTGTGAGGGATGTGGCCCTGGAGCCGGATCATGGCTCCAGggccagagacagagagtcaaTGTCCTTATTGTCGTGATGTCCTCTTTCTTTCACACTTACATTCTCAGGTCAGATCTAAATGGCCACAGTTTGACAGACTTGACtgtcaatcatcatcatcatcatcatcatcatggttaTTTTGTTCCAGGTGGCGCCCTGGACTGCCATCGCTGTGTCCCCAAAACCGCCGGAGGACACTGTGACCTCAGTGTAGAGACATGTAACCCACAGAAGGACGGCTGTGCTGCTGCCAAGTTCACCA encodes:
- the ly97.3 gene encoding uncharacterized protein ly97.3 — encoded protein: MKFVVLALSIVLLFTAGGALDCHRCVPKTAGGHCDLSVETCNPQKDGCAAAKFTRGPLGQYQKCMALSDCEMLKTNAFIDIKCCSEDMCNTY